From Enterococcus wangshanyuanii, the proteins below share one genomic window:
- a CDS encoding DUF3284 domain-containing protein: protein MEIVKTLNIPASVFYGQVMDSVLFDVRKHTGKSLTRKQLNNFEYVKQFSKNSRARIKVEKVVENTAYHFRTSTTKNDFLVQYDIKPLDDKSCEIHYIEKMESYGFLQKINDAAVGTIMMFFKKRQFNKMLKMMEQSY from the coding sequence ATGGAAATCGTAAAAACATTAAATATTCCAGCATCTGTTTTTTATGGCCAAGTCATGGATTCTGTTTTGTTTGACGTACGCAAACATACTGGTAAAAGCCTAACAAGAAAACAACTAAACAATTTTGAATATGTCAAACAATTCTCAAAGAATAGTCGGGCACGCATCAAAGTCGAAAAAGTAGTTGAGAATACAGCTTACCATTTTAGAACGTCTACAACCAAAAATGACTTTTTAGTTCAATATGATATCAAGCCGCTGGATGACAAATCTTGTGAGATTCACTATATTGAGAAAATGGAATCCTACGGGTTTTTACAAAAAATCAATGATGCAGCAGTTGGAACGATCATGATGTTCTTTAAAAAACGTCAGTTCAATAAAATGTTAAAAATGATGGAACAATCATATTGA
- a CDS encoding Ig domain-containing protein — MKKVSLLLLGLVGAAIFGTSSAHAEEEISITPYGNFESESVLEDSVAPAAAPATARAAGVPEVTYRTHVQDIGWQGWKKNAQVSGTSGQKKRLEAIQLKVNSGYTGDIQYRTHVQDIGWQAWKKNGQTSGTSGQKKRLEAIQIKLTGQLDQVYDVFYRVHAQEFGWMGWEKGGLPAGTSKYSYRLEAIEVKLVPKKNYLTINTSGKTSYRENKKYAGELDPKKLGVPNSYLKNGMKLFKDAKSIEAYAVSVFNDKNRKAISCDIYKITQGLKTIGYTVEFYFPY; from the coding sequence ATGAAAAAGGTAAGTCTATTGTTGTTAGGTTTAGTTGGAGCTGCTATTTTTGGTACATCTTCTGCTCATGCGGAAGAGGAAATCAGCATTACTCCGTATGGTAACTTTGAAAGTGAGAGCGTTTTAGAGGATTCTGTAGCGCCAGCTGCGGCACCAGCTACTGCTCGTGCTGCTGGGGTACCAGAAGTTACGTATCGCACGCATGTACAAGATATCGGCTGGCAAGGATGGAAGAAAAACGCACAAGTTTCTGGTACATCTGGACAGAAAAAACGATTAGAAGCAATTCAGTTAAAGGTAAACTCTGGTTATACGGGTGACATCCAATATCGTACACACGTACAAGATATTGGTTGGCAAGCTTGGAAAAAGAACGGCCAAACATCAGGAACTTCTGGTCAAAAGAAACGTCTAGAAGCGATCCAAATTAAATTGACTGGTCAATTAGATCAAGTTTATGATGTATTTTATCGTGTCCATGCGCAAGAATTTGGCTGGATGGGCTGGGAAAAAGGCGGACTTCCTGCTGGAACATCAAAATATTCTTATCGCTTAGAAGCAATCGAAGTCAAATTAGTACCTAAGAAAAATTATTTAACCATCAATACTTCTGGGAAGACATCTTATAGAGAAAATAAAAAATACGCTGGTGAACTAGATCCTAAAAAATTAGGTGTACCAAATTCCTACTTAAAAAATGGAATGAAACTATTTAAAGATGCTAAATCAATTGAAGCGTACGCAGTATCAGTATTTAATGACAAAAACCGTAAAGCTATTTCTTGTGATATTTATAAAATTACACAAGGGTTGAAAACGATCGGTTATACAGTAGAATTTTATTTCCCATATTAA
- a CDS encoding PTS sugar transporter subunit IIC — protein MNGLTAWMERYILPVAAKIGSQKHLVALRDAFIGMMPVTMAGAIAVLLNAFMRDFPNTYLGEGNGITTFFTPVIAVNGLVWTGTLAIMAVVFAASLGCNVARAYDVDVLSGMLVSLAAFFIGLPQSATTTVTLAEKLPKNITQLFTDAGATVNTVDGVSAIEAGAWGYFPFGKYMGGTGLFTAMIFGFISVIIFAKLMKKNIIIKMPDSVPPAVSKAFAAIIPGIVALYVSAMIYHIFEKITGKLLIDWISESIQTPLIGLSQGYGAVFLIVLLVHVLWFFGLHGTNIMSPVLQSIYGVAMVDNTNAYQQGQEIPYKWVAGSFEAFVWPGGAGVTLVLIISILLLSKRADYKTVGKLGVGPGLFNINEPVMFGMPVVLNPIMLIPFIVAPLATATIAYFATMAGLVNPVVVNVIWVMPTIISGFLATAGDWRAIVLTIVNLAVAFVIWAPFVIAANKMDPSLGEPEE, from the coding sequence ATGAATGGATTAACAGCTTGGATGGAGAGGTATATTTTACCGGTAGCTGCGAAGATCGGTTCGCAGAAGCATTTAGTTGCACTGAGAGATGCCTTTATTGGGATGATGCCAGTGACGATGGCGGGGGCAATTGCAGTGTTGCTAAATGCGTTCATGCGTGATTTTCCAAACACATATTTGGGTGAAGGGAATGGGATTACAACATTTTTTACACCTGTAATCGCAGTCAACGGGTTAGTTTGGACGGGAACATTAGCCATTATGGCGGTTGTTTTTGCGGCTTCGTTGGGATGTAATGTTGCAAGAGCCTATGATGTTGATGTTTTATCAGGAATGTTAGTTTCGTTAGCAGCTTTCTTTATTGGCTTGCCGCAAAGTGCAACAACGACCGTTACTTTAGCTGAGAAATTGCCAAAAAATATTACACAACTTTTCACAGATGCCGGAGCAACTGTCAATACAGTTGATGGCGTATCGGCGATCGAAGCTGGCGCTTGGGGGTATTTCCCTTTTGGTAAGTATATGGGCGGAACAGGTTTGTTTACAGCAATGATTTTTGGGTTTATCTCTGTTATTATTTTTGCGAAATTGATGAAGAAAAACATTATTATCAAAATGCCTGATTCAGTACCGCCGGCAGTATCAAAGGCGTTTGCTGCTATTATTCCAGGAATCGTTGCGTTGTATGTATCTGCAATGATTTATCATATCTTTGAAAAAATCACTGGGAAACTATTGATCGACTGGATCTCTGAATCCATTCAGACGCCATTGATCGGCTTGTCTCAAGGGTATGGAGCAGTCTTCTTGATCGTACTGCTTGTCCATGTACTGTGGTTCTTTGGTTTACACGGTACAAACATCATGTCACCTGTTTTACAATCGATCTATGGTGTAGCGATGGTCGATAATACCAATGCGTACCAGCAAGGACAAGAAATTCCGTACAAGTGGGTTGCTGGTTCATTTGAAGCGTTTGTTTGGCCGGGTGGAGCTGGTGTTACGTTGGTCTTGATCATTTCGATTTTACTTCTATCTAAGCGTGCGGACTACAAAACGGTCGGAAAGCTTGGCGTCGGCCCAGGGCTGTTCAATATCAATGAGCCTGTAATGTTTGGGATGCCAGTCGTGCTGAATCCGATCATGCTGATTCCGTTTATCGTCGCACCATTAGCAACAGCTACAATTGCTTATTTTGCAACGATGGCCGGCTTGGTCAATCCAGTGGTCGTAAATGTGATCTGGGTGATGCCGACGATCATCAGCGGCTTCTTAGCAACCGCAGGTGACTGGCGTGCGATCGTTCTGACTATCGTCAATCTAGCTGTGGCATTTGTGATTTGGGCGCCGTTTGTTATTGCTGCGAATAAAATGGACCCAAGTTTAGGCGAACCGGAAGAATAA
- a CDS encoding GNAT family N-acetyltransferase produces the protein MELIEWNYAYITDLVEFANDKEIAKNLRDNFPHPYTEQNARDFIRFCLATPDVKQLSYAIFYQERAIGSISLTFEEGTSINKNAELGYWLARNYWGKGITTNAVKEICKIAFEKYNLNKIHANVYSYNRGSSKVLEKCGFKIEGYCHNSIIKNKNMIDCLIYSLIRPQ, from the coding sequence ATGGAACTTATAGAGTGGAATTATGCTTATATTACCGATTTAGTTGAGTTTGCGAATGATAAAGAAATTGCAAAGAATCTTCGTGACAACTTCCCCCACCCTTATACAGAGCAAAACGCTAGAGATTTTATTCGTTTTTGTTTGGCAACTCCAGATGTTAAACAACTTAGCTACGCTATTTTTTATCAAGAAAGGGCTATTGGAAGTATCAGCCTAACTTTTGAAGAAGGTACCTCTATTAATAAAAATGCTGAATTAGGTTACTGGCTTGCTAGGAACTATTGGGGCAAAGGGATAACAACAAATGCAGTAAAAGAAATATGCAAAATTGCCTTTGAAAAATACAATCTTAACAAAATTCATGCTAATGTATATTCCTACAATAGAGGGTCAAGTAAAGTATTGGAAAAATGTGGTTTTAAGATTGAAGGATACTGTCACAATTCCATAATAAAGAATAAAAACATGATTGATTGCCTTATATATAGTTTAATTCGACCGCAATAA
- a CDS encoding PTS sugar transporter subunit IIB, producing the protein MAKKTIMLVCSAGMSTSLLVTKMQKAAEERGMEADIFAVSASDADNNLEAKDVNVLLLGPQVRFMKSQFEQKLEPKGIPLDVINMSDYGMMNGEKVLDQAIALMDK; encoded by the coding sequence ATGGCTAAAAAAACAATCATGTTAGTATGTTCAGCAGGAATGAGCACAAGCTTATTAGTAACAAAAATGCAAAAGGCAGCAGAAGAACGTGGAATGGAAGCTGATATCTTTGCGGTTTCAGCGTCAGATGCAGACAATAATTTAGAGGCGAAAGATGTAAACGTATTACTTTTAGGCCCGCAAGTTCGTTTCATGAAATCACAATTTGAACAAAAATTAGAACCAAAAGGAATTCCATTAGATGTGATCAACATGTCAGACTACGGTATGATGAACGGTGAAAAGGTATTGGATCAAGCAATCGCTTTAATGGATAAATAA
- a CDS encoding cold-shock protein, translated as MNNGTVKWFNADKGFGFITGEDGQDVFAHFSAIQTDGFKTLDEGQAVTFDTEEGQRGMQAVNIHKA; from the coding sequence ATGAACAACGGTACAGTAAAATGGTTTAATGCAGACAAAGGTTTTGGTTTTATCACAGGAGAAGATGGTCAAGACGTGTTTGCTCATTTTTCAGCTATTCAAACAGATGGTTTTAAAACACTAGACGAAGGCCAAGCAGTAACATTTGATACTGAAGAAGGTCAACGTGGAATGCAAGCTGTTAATATCCATAAAGCATAA
- a CDS encoding DUF3188 domain-containing protein: MVRNGLFVCSIGSLIILYALNPASMTYDLLSMTTGIFLVAVGGYFFFKGKKKEEQNKKENNEVKR, translated from the coding sequence ATGGTAAGGAATGGCTTATTTGTATGCAGTATCGGTTCATTGATCATCTTATATGCGCTAAATCCTGCATCGATGACGTATGATTTGTTAAGTATGACGACAGGAATTTTCTTAGTCGCAGTCGGAGGATACTTTTTCTTTAAAGGAAAAAAGAAAGAAGAGCAAAATAAGAAAGAGAATAACGAGGTGAAACGATAA
- a CDS encoding PTS lactose/cellobiose transporter subunit IIA, which produces MEDQQNLEAVMGLIMYGGNAKSDAMEAIAAAKAGNFELADQKIADAEESLVQAHHSQTGMLTQEAQGNHIQVTLLTVHSQDHLMTSIAFTDLAKEIIDLYRRMDNE; this is translated from the coding sequence GTGGAAGATCAACAAAATTTAGAAGCTGTTATGGGCTTGATCATGTATGGCGGTAATGCTAAGAGTGATGCAATGGAAGCAATTGCCGCAGCGAAAGCTGGAAATTTTGAGTTGGCAGATCAAAAAATCGCGGATGCAGAGGAATCTTTGGTGCAAGCCCATCATTCTCAAACAGGAATGCTGACGCAAGAAGCGCAAGGAAATCATATTCAAGTCACATTATTAACGGTTCATAGTCAAGATCACTTGATGACATCGATTGCGTTTACAGATTTAGCGAAAGAGATCATCGATTTGTATCGTCGTATGGACAACGAATAA
- a CDS encoding PTS sugar transporter subunit IIC, whose product MDGLTAWMEKYILPVAGKIGAQKHLVALRDAFIGTMPATMAGSIAVMINAIIRDLPQQFFSDYAANLAADKGFFAVINVIIGINGFVWNGTLAIAGLIFAFSWGYNLARAYKVNDLAGGIVGLATLIQGIAFAYSNTLETAIPKELMNTINENSATTGWSATAEGLTAGGWGWLKLDHLNGNAYFTVMIMGAISVIIFCKLMLANITIKMPDSVPPAVSKAFAAILPATIALYVIAIINFVVGKLTDGQLIIDLVQKYIAEPFLGLSQGIGAVLIVTIFVQIFWFFGIHGPNVLAPVLEGIWGQAQLINIDIFQKGYKGLTGTPAVLKAIDDGKAYMWVRGSFDAFAWFGGSGGTIVLIIAILLFSKRADYLTVGKLSLGPGIFNINEPIMFGLPIVLNAIMFVPFLVAPVVATTIGWLATYFGLVAPVSQQVTWVVPPLLLSFLATGADWRAPVVTLVCMVVTFLIWTPFVIAANKMEPTDL is encoded by the coding sequence ATGGATGGATTAACAGCCTGGATGGAGAAGTACATTCTGCCGGTAGCTGGTAAAATCGGTGCACAAAAACACTTAGTTGCGTTACGTGATGCTTTTATCGGTACAATGCCAGCAACAATGGCCGGCTCGATCGCCGTTATGATCAACGCGATCATTCGTGATCTGCCGCAGCAATTCTTCTCAGACTATGCAGCAAACCTTGCTGCAGACAAAGGATTCTTCGCAGTTATTAATGTCATTATTGGGATCAACGGATTTGTTTGGAATGGGACGTTGGCGATTGCCGGTTTGATTTTTGCCTTTTCTTGGGGCTATAATTTAGCTAGAGCATACAAAGTAAACGACCTAGCGGGTGGTATCGTTGGTTTAGCTACATTGATTCAAGGGATTGCTTTTGCTTATTCTAATACATTAGAAACAGCTATTCCTAAAGAGTTGATGAACACGATCAATGAAAACTCAGCAACAACTGGTTGGTCAGCAACAGCTGAAGGCTTAACAGCAGGCGGCTGGGGTTGGTTGAAACTTGACCACTTAAACGGAAATGCATACTTCACAGTAATGATCATGGGAGCAATTTCAGTTATCATTTTCTGTAAATTAATGTTGGCGAACATCACGATCAAAATGCCTGATTCAGTACCGCCGGCAGTATCAAAAGCGTTCGCTGCGATTTTACCAGCAACGATCGCATTATATGTTATCGCAATTATTAACTTTGTCGTAGGTAAATTAACAGATGGACAATTGATCATCGATCTAGTTCAAAAATATATTGCAGAACCGTTCTTGGGCCTATCTCAAGGAATCGGCGCAGTGTTGATCGTAACGATCTTTGTACAAATTTTCTGGTTCTTCGGTATCCATGGTCCAAACGTATTGGCACCAGTATTAGAAGGTATCTGGGGACAAGCACAATTGATCAATATCGATATTTTCCAAAAAGGCTACAAAGGCTTAACTGGTACACCAGCGGTCTTGAAAGCCATTGATGATGGAAAAGCGTATATGTGGGTACGTGGTTCATTTGACGCATTTGCATGGTTCGGCGGATCTGGCGGAACGATCGTTCTGATCATTGCGATCCTGTTATTCTCTAAACGTGCAGACTACTTAACTGTAGGTAAACTGTCATTAGGACCTGGTATCTTCAACATCAATGAACCAATCATGTTTGGTTTACCGATCGTATTGAATGCAATCATGTTTGTACCATTCTTGGTTGCGCCAGTAGTAGCAACTACAATCGGTTGGTTAGCAACATACTTCGGTTTAGTAGCACCTGTATCACAACAAGTAACATGGGTTGTACCGCCGCTATTGCTTTCATTCTTAGCAACAGGAGCAGACTGGCGTGCACCAGTAGTTACCCTTGTGTGTATGGTCGTAACATTCTTGATCTGGACACCATTCGTTATTGCAGCGAATAAGATGGAACCAACAGATCTGTAA
- a CDS encoding Crp/Fnr family transcriptional regulator, with product MHLIDFMNEDIKKKLIKKTYKKKETILFAEQENEYVILMIDGIAEAFILNLKGNISTIHLYRSGSFFGEMEQFNDGKKPVEIVAFTDCNVYKLHRDDFLNWLKGDFEATKFLIREITSKLVVNAELIEELSSLSVKERLLRCISLHYYRSELNLLTKKQLVSEVNAPIRSINRAINECVQEHLIAYENKRFSVINQREVLKNLPTT from the coding sequence ATGCATTTAATTGATTTTATGAATGAAGATATTAAAAAGAAGCTTATTAAAAAAACGTATAAAAAGAAAGAGACTATTCTTTTTGCTGAGCAAGAAAATGAATATGTCATTCTTATGATTGACGGTATTGCAGAAGCATTCATCTTAAATCTGAAAGGAAACATCTCAACTATTCATCTTTATAGAAGTGGTAGTTTTTTTGGAGAAATGGAACAATTTAATGATGGGAAAAAACCCGTTGAAATTGTCGCTTTCACAGATTGTAATGTATATAAACTTCATAGAGATGATTTTTTAAACTGGTTAAAGGGAGATTTTGAAGCTACAAAATTTCTGATTCGAGAAATAACTAGTAAATTAGTTGTAAATGCTGAATTAATTGAAGAATTATCATCTTTAAGTGTTAAAGAACGACTTCTGAGGTGTATATCCTTACACTATTATAGAAGTGAATTAAATTTGCTTACAAAAAAACAGCTTGTTAGCGAAGTAAACGCTCCAATTAGAAGCATTAATCGTGCTATAAATGAATGTGTCCAAGAACATCTAATTGCTTATGAAAACAAAAGATTTAGTGTAATTAATCAGCGAGAGGTATTAAAGAATCTTCCTACAACATAA
- a CDS encoding GNAT family N-acetyltransferase: protein MFDLAAYAFNAETTEKRKEHFKQIVAHSQNYGCFSEEKLMSQVISTPFTVDFHGTVHQMAGIGCVSSYPEYRGQGGISAIMSKLLADLADQGVSLAYLAPFSYPFYRKYGFEQLFEQISYTVKAENWPNVKVGSGKMKRVNFEEIKPICQTIYAGLEKNQRGGMVREDWWLDYSLGSDEKNLFAVYEDEQGTPTGYLVYQSSAARFTIKEWGYLSYQACQALVGFIGSHSGSSQEFYFETGQTGQDVSHLMPAPLVDMKLTPFMMGRIVSIDAFLSKYPFKSGEKETYYFEIEDRYGAWNEGIWKLVIDETGQGTAKKCTEKKGALAGFRGSIQAWTQLFMGYRTSEDLLFYEKVSGDREQLQALENRLVKGKPVLEEYF, encoded by the coding sequence ATGTTTGACTTAGCAGCTTATGCATTCAATGCAGAGACAACAGAAAAACGAAAAGAACATTTTAAACAAATCGTTGCACATTCACAAAATTATGGTTGTTTTTCAGAAGAAAAATTAATGAGTCAGGTGATTTCGACACCTTTCACTGTTGATTTCCATGGAACGGTTCATCAAATGGCGGGAATTGGCTGTGTGTCTTCTTATCCTGAATATCGGGGGCAAGGTGGTATTTCAGCAATCATGTCCAAATTATTAGCTGATTTAGCGGATCAGGGAGTGTCATTGGCCTATTTGGCACCATTTTCATATCCTTTTTATCGTAAGTACGGGTTCGAGCAGCTATTTGAACAAATTAGCTACACAGTCAAAGCGGAAAACTGGCCAAACGTAAAAGTCGGCTCAGGAAAGATGAAGCGAGTAAATTTTGAAGAGATCAAACCTATTTGCCAAACTATTTATGCGGGCTTAGAGAAAAATCAGCGTGGAGGCATGGTTCGGGAAGATTGGTGGCTGGACTATAGTTTAGGCTCTGATGAAAAAAATTTATTTGCAGTCTATGAAGATGAGCAGGGAACACCTACTGGTTATTTGGTGTATCAATCTAGCGCAGCTCGTTTTACGATTAAAGAATGGGGCTATTTGTCCTATCAGGCATGCCAAGCACTTGTCGGCTTTATTGGTTCTCATAGTGGTTCTTCTCAAGAATTTTATTTTGAAACAGGACAAACAGGACAAGATGTAAGTCATTTGATGCCAGCTCCTCTCGTTGATATGAAGCTTACGCCTTTTATGATGGGAAGAATCGTCTCGATCGACGCCTTTTTAAGCAAGTATCCTTTTAAGTCGGGAGAAAAAGAGACTTATTATTTTGAGATAGAAGATCGTTATGGAGCTTGGAATGAAGGAATATGGAAGCTAGTGATCGATGAAACCGGTCAAGGAACGGCAAAAAAATGTACGGAGAAAAAAGGTGCATTAGCAGGATTTAGAGGTTCGATTCAAGCGTGGACTCAGTTGTTTATGGGCTATCGTACTAGTGAGGATTTATTGTTTTACGAAAAAGTGAGTGGCGATAGAGAGCAACTACAAGCATTAGAGAACCGTTTAGTGAAAGGGAAACCAGTTTTAGAAGAATATTTCTAA
- a CDS encoding tetratricopeptide repeat protein: MKNNINAALQFREEGKLEKSNQLLLELLKNEEDDPYLNYQIAWSFDLLEKESEAVYYYEKSIKNGLEGTDLEGAFLGLGSTYRTLGNYDLAAKTLKSGIEKFPNNNALKVFYSMALYNLNQYSEGMEILLRLIATTSGDKEIKAYQKAIMYYSDKLDRTW; the protein is encoded by the coding sequence ATGAAGAACAATATAAATGCTGCTCTACAGTTTAGAGAAGAAGGAAAACTAGAAAAATCTAACCAGTTGTTATTGGAATTATTAAAAAATGAAGAGGATGATCCTTATTTAAACTATCAGATTGCTTGGAGTTTTGATCTCTTAGAAAAAGAGTCCGAAGCAGTGTATTATTACGAAAAATCAATCAAGAATGGTTTAGAAGGTACCGATTTAGAAGGGGCATTTCTTGGTCTAGGTAGTACATATAGAACATTGGGCAATTATGATTTAGCCGCAAAAACATTAAAGAGTGGGATCGAAAAGTTTCCAAATAATAATGCTCTTAAAGTTTTTTATTCAATGGCGTTATATAACTTGAATCAGTATTCAGAAGGCATGGAAATTTTGTTGCGTTTGATTGCCACAACTTCTGGAGACAAAGAAATCAAAGCTTATCAAAAAGCGATAATGTATTATTCAGATAAATTGGATAGAACTTGGTGA